The Streptomyces sp. NBC_01268 genome segment GTACCAGGGGCGGTCCGTCGCACCCTGGTCGGTGCGGGGCCGGTGCTCCGCGTCCGGGTCGTTCACGGTGAAGCCGGTCTCACCGGGCATCAGGTAGTGCAGGTGCTCGCGGGCGAGCCGGCGCACGTAGGCGGGATCCTGGAGGCGGGCCTTCTCGTCCCGCAGTTCCTCGACCCGCTGCGCCGCCTCGGCGGACTTGCGCTGCTGGTCGGCGATCTCGCCCTGCTGGGAGACGTACTGCCGCATCGGGTAGGCGAGCGCCACCACCAGCGAGCACACGACCAGCGCGAGGAAGGCCGCGCGGCCGGTGAGGCGGGAGCGGCGGGCCTGCCGGCGGGTCTGGGAGCGGTAGACACGGGCGGCGGTCTGCTCGCCGAGCAGCCTGATCCGGGTCGCGGTCGAGAACCGGTCCCGGTCCTTCACGGCCATGTCGTACGCCTCCCCTGTCGCTGCCGGCCCTCTTCACACGCACGTCCCCGCACACGGTACGGGACCGAGTGCGGGGACGTACGGATCAGAGCAGGTGTCAGCCCTTGAAGCGCGGGAAGGCGCTGCGGCCGGCGTACACCGCGGCGTCGTCGAGGATCTCCTCGATGCGCAGCAGCTGGTTGTACTTGGCGACGCGCTCGGAGCGGGCCGGGGCGCCGGTCTTGATCTGGCCGCAGTTGGTGGCGACGGCCAGGTCGGCGATGGTGACGTCCTCGGTCTCGCCGGAGCGGTGCGACATCATGCACTTGAAGCCGCTGCGCTGGGCCAGCTCGACGGCGTCGAGGGTCTCGGTCAGCGAGCCGATCTGGTTGACCTTGACCAGGAGGGCGTTCGCGGAGCCCTCCTCGATGCCGCGGGCGAGGCGCTCGGGGTTGGTGACGAACAGGTCGTCGCCGACCAGCTGCACCTTGCTGCCCAGCTTGTCGGTGATGACCTTCCAGCCGGCCCAGTCGTCCTCGAACAGCGGGTCCTCGATGGAGACCAGCGGGTACGCGGAGACGAGCTCCTCGTAGTACTCGGTCATCTCGGCGGCCGAGCGGGACTTGCCCTCGAACTCGTACGTGCCGTCCTTGTAGAACTCGGAGGCGGCGCAGTCGAGCGCGAGCGCGATGTCCTTGCCCGGGACGTAGCCGGCCTGCTTGATGGCCTCGAGGATGAGGTCGAGCGCGGCGCGGTTGGAGTCCAGGTTCGGGGCGAAGCCGCCCTCGTCGCCGAGGCCGGTGGACAGGCCCTTCTCCTTCAGCACCTTCTTGAGGGTGTGGTAGACCTCGGTGCCCCAGCGCAGGGCCTCGGAGAAGGACTCCGCGCCGATCGGCGCGATCATGAACTCCTGGATGTCCACGTTGGAGTCGGCGTGCGAGCCGCCGTTCAGGATGTTCATCATCGGAACGGGCAGCAGGTGCGCGTTCGGGCCGCCGAGGTAGCGGAAGAGCGGCAGGTCCGAGGCCTCGGAGGCGGCGTGCGCGACGGCGAGGGAGACGCCGAGGATGGCGTTGGCGCCGAGCGAGGACTTGTCCGGGGTGGCGTCCAGGTCGAACATCGCCTGGTCGATCAGACGCTGCTCGGTGGCGTCGTAGCCGACGAGCTCCGGGCCGATCTGCTCGATGACCGCGAGGACGGCCTTCTCGACACCCTTGCCCTGGTAACGGTTGGGGTCACCGTCGCGGAGCTCAAGGGCCTCGAACGCACCGGTGGAGGCACCGGACGGCACGGCAGCACGACCGGTGCTGCCGTCGTCGAGGCCGACCTCGACCTCGACCGTGGGGTTGCCTCGGGAGTCCAGGATTTCCCGGGCTACGACGACGTCGATGGACGGCACGAGCATCTCCTTCTGGGATGTGACGCTGGGTGTGACGCATGCGGCAAGGTCTCGTTCGCCTTGCGACATGAGCCTAACCGGCTCTGGGGCTCCAGCCGGCCGGACGCCCGCCCCCTGGGACGAAAAAGGACCCAAGGGCACGCATCTGAGGACGAAAGACCCATGACTACTGATCGGTAGGGGTCTGAACGGGGAAACCCCGGTCCGGAGCGCACGGGGGAAGGGCGCTCCGGACCGGGGTGGTCACCGCGGGTGGGTCGTCAGGCTCACTTGAGGTGGAGCTGCTGGCCCGGGTAGATCAGGTCGGCGTTCTCGACGACGTCCTTGTTCAGCTCGAACAGCTTGGCCCAGCCGCCCTTGACGCCGTGCGCCTGGGCGATCTTGCTGAGGGTGTCGCCGGCGACGACCTTGTACTCGCCGTCGCCCTTCTTCACCTTCTTGCCGGTCGGAGTGGTGACCGTCTTCTTCGAGACGGTCTTCTTCGACGTGGTCTTCGGCGCCTGGCGCTGCTCGCTGCGGGTCGTCGGCTGCTCGGTGGAGCGCTTCGACGACGACGAGGAGGAAGAGGAGGACGAGGAGGAGCTGGAGCTCGACGAGCTGGAGGAGCTCGACGAGGCGGAGCCGCCGTCGTAGGAGGCGCTGGAGAGACCCACGCCACAGCTCGGCCACGCACCCTTGCCCTGGCCGGCCAGGACCTTCTCGGCGATGGCGATCTGCTGCGACTTCGACGCCTGGTTGGCGGTCGCGGCGTAGGCGGTGCCGCCGTACGCGGCCCAGGTGGAGGCCGAGAACTGAAGGCCGCCGTAGTAGCCGTTGCCGGTGTTGATGGACCAGTTGCCGCCGGACTCGCACGCGGCGACGGCGTCCCACTCGGAGGCGGTGGCGGCCGAGGCGGTGCCCGCGGCCATCAGCGGGGCGGCGACGGCGACACCGGTGACGCCGACGAGCGTGGCGACGCGGGTGGCCTTGGAGGGACGACGGTGTTTGCCCTTGTTACCGGAAAACAGCATGGGAATTCTCCTCACCGACGCCTACGAGGTGAGCTGTCGGGTTCGGACCTGATGAGTTGTCCGGCCGCGTGTCCTTGCACGCGGCTTCACCCCAAGCCGATCGTCGGCCGTCTGTCTCAACGGCCGGGGCCGGCACTTACCTTGGGTCCCCCGCTCCTGCCTTCGGCGCTTGCGCGACGACTTCCCGTCGGTCGGCGGCAGGATTCGGCGTACCGGTCGACGGGGCCCGCGGTGGCGAGCGGTCACGACCGTAGACATAGACCCGGTGGAAGTTCAAAGACCATCAACCCGGAAATATCGCCCCTACTTGCTCCCCCGAGTGGGGTGTTTGCGCAGGTGAGGGGCGACGCGAGCAAACTTTGCGGACGTGACACGCCAGTTCGGCAAGAGAGACCCATGTCTCACTTACTCATAACGGACATTCAGCAGCGAACTACTCCGCCGCGACGGTGGATTCGGCCTTCAACTCAAGGCTCTGACCAGGGATGATGAGGTCCGGGTCCGCACCGACCGTGTTCTTGTTGGCGTCATAGAGGGCGGCCCAGCCGCCGGGCAGCGCGTTCTCCTGCGCAATGTCCGACAGGCTGTCACCCGGCTTGACGGTGTATTCGTCAGCCTTGCCCGAGTTGTCCGACTTCTCCCCGGTGACCGCGCTCTCCGTCGACTCCGCGCCGTCGGCGCCCTCGCCCGTCGACCCGTCAGTCGGGGCCGCATGACGCCCGGATTCGGGCGCGGTGTCCGAGTTGCCCGAATCCTCCGGCGCAGCGTCACCGCGGTGCTTGCCCGTGCCGGGAGCAGCCGGGTCCGTCGTGCCGGGCGTGCCGGGCGTGCCGGGCGTGCCGGAGGTGTCCGGCGTGCCGGGCGTGACCGGCGTGCTCGGCGTCGCGGAGCCGTCGGGGGTGGCCGGGGTCACGGGCGGGGTCGTGGCGCCGCCCGACGGCGTGGCCGGCGTCACGGGGGTGGCCGGGGTCGTGGCGGTCGTCCCGGAGCCGGCCGGCTGACCGTCGGTCCGGTTGGACTCGGCGACCGGGCCCGTGGACGCCTTGGGCTTGACGGCGGGCCCCGGGGAGACAGCGGGCTTCTTGCCGTCGTTCTTCAGACCGGCGATCGGCGCACAGGTGGCCCACTGGGTGTCGCCCGCGGCGAGCGCCTTGTCGGCGATGGCGATCTGCTGCGCCCGGCTGGCGAGGTCGGGGCTCGGCGCGTACGCCAGGCCGCCGTGCCGCTCCCAGCTCTCCTGGGTGAACTGGAGACCGCCGTAGAGTCCGTTGCCGAAGTTGGCGCTCCACGCGCCGCCCGACTCGCATTCGGCGACCCGGTCCCAGGTCGGGGCGTCCGCCGCGGAGGCGGAGCCGGTGGCGAGCAACGGCAGGGCCATGGCCGAGCCGGTGACGCCCGCCGCGACGACGAGAGCGGGGGCCTGGCGGGGTCTGCGGTGTCGTCCGTTCCCGGAGCGCATACGGACTGCCTTTCGCGTGGCTGCTGAGATGCCGGTGAACGTAGCGGCATTCGAACGTGAGTCACAAGTCGATGCAGCGGAGATCACGCGAAGATCACATTTCTGACGTGCCGTCAGTCACGCGTCAGTCGCGGGCCCCTTTGTGGGAAGCGCTGAACTCCACCGGAAGCGTGCGCAGGCCACGCATGATCAGCCCACCGCGCCACCGCAGTTCCTCCGGATCGGCCCCAAGTCGCAGGTCCGGCAGGCGAGTCAGCAGCGTCGCCAGCGCCGTCTGTCCCTCCAGGCGCGCCAGCGGAGCCCCCAGGCAGTAGTGGATGCCGTGCCCGTACCCGAGATGCTGGTTGTCACGCCGCGCCAGATCCAGGGTGTCGGGCTCGTCGAAGCGCGCCGGGTCGCGGTCGGCGGCGGCCAGCACCACCAGGACCGGGTCGCCGGCCGGGATCTCCTGCCCGCCGATCGTCAGCGCCTGGGTGGCGAAGCGCCAGGTCGCCATCTCGACCGGCCCGTCGTACCGCAGCAGCTCCTCGACGCCCGTCTCCAGCAGCCCCGTCTCGCCCGCGGCGACCGACTCCTGGAGCCGCGCCCGCTGGTCCGGGTTGCGCAGCAGCGCGTACACGCCGTTGCCGATGAGGTTGACCGTGGTCTCGAATCCGGCGAAGAGAAGGATGAAGGCCATCGCGGCGGCCTCGTTCTCGGTGAGGTGCTCGCCGTGGTCGGAGGCCTTGATGAGCCCGGAGATCAGGTCGTCCCCCGGGGCCTCGCGCTTCTTGTGGATCAGTTCGAGCAGATAGCCGCGCATCTTCTTCACCGAGCGCGCCACCCCGCCGCGCGGCCCGCCGCCGTGCCGGATCATCATCCCGGCCCAGTCCCGGAAGTCGTCCTGGTCCTCGCTCGGCACGCCCAGCAGGTCGCAGATCGCGTAGATGGGGAGCGGGAAGGCGAACTCGTGAATGAGGTCCGCGCTCCCCTTCTCCACGAAGGCGTCGATGAGCCGGTCCGTGAGCTCCTGCACGCGCGGCGCGAACTCCGCCACCCGGCGCGGGGTGAACGCCTTCGACACGAGCCGCCGCAGCCGGGTGTGGTCCGGCGGGTCGATGTTGAGCAGGTGGGTCATCAGCTCGGCCTTGCGCTCGCCCGGAATGCCCGTCTTGCCCTTGGCGTGCGCCGGCTCGTCGTGGTGCGCCGGGTTCTTCGACAGCCGCTGGTCGGCGAGCGCCTGCCGCGCGTCCGCGTACCGGGTCACCAGCCAGGCCTCCACCCCGCTGGGCAGCTTCGCCCGGTGCACCGGCGCGTGCTCGCGCAGCCAGGCGTAGGCGGGGTACGGATCGGTGGCGAACTCCCAGGTGAAGAGCTCGGGAGCGGGGGGCGGAACGGAAGCGGCGGGGGGCTGGTCGGGCATGCTCCCGACACTAACCCCCCGCCCGGGCGGGCACGCGCCCCCGTACGGTCGCGCGGCCCGCCCGCTCGTCACCTCCGGGCGTACCCCTCTCCTACAGCCGGGCGTACACGCCCTTCGCCGTCAGCTGGTCGAAGGCCAGCCGGACCACGGTGGTGCTGTCGACCGGGAGCGGACCGCCCACGGTGGTGATCTCCGCGTCCGTCAGGTGGCGCCGGATCAGCGTGAACTCGTCCAGCGAGCCCGTCAGCCGGTCCTTGTCCGCCCCCACGCTGTCGGGGCGCGCCCCGAGCTGGAGGCCGCGCACGTCGAAGCCGTCCTCGGAGGTCACGGCACCGGAGACGGCACCGGTCGCCACGGACTGCAGGGCGGTGCCGTCGCCGACCGACAGGGTCAGCGTGCCGCCCTGCCGGCGCAGCACGACGTGCCGCCAGGTGCCGTCGCCGAAGACGGTCCCGGCCGGGGCCGCCGCCTCCAGGCCGGTGATGCCCCGGTCGGTCTGGACGTGGGCGACGACCTTGTTCTCCTGGGAGAGGGCGCGGATCCACAGCTGGCGTTCCGAGGTACCGGTCCCGTACGCCCAGACGAGCACCGGGCTGGTGTTGTCGGCCTGCCGGAAGCGCACCCAGGTCGCCAGGGTGAAGTCGCCCGAGCCGAGCGCCCGGTCCTCCCCGTAGGGGAGCTCCACGGCGCCGGTCCTCCCGTCGAGGTCGAGGCCGCGGCCGAACCGGCCGCCGGTGTCGGTGACGGTGGCGCCGGGGCGCACGACGCCGTGGCCGCAGTGCCGGGAGGCGTCGGGGGTGGCGCGGGCGGCCGGGTCGTCGGCGGGCCGGGTCACCAGGTGCTGCTCGGTGTGGCCGCCCTCCATGGTCCACCAGACGTACGGGTCGCGCGGGGCGCTCGATCCGCCGACGGCCGTGTTGTAGAGGCCGGTCTCCTCGGTCGCCGTCAGGGCCCGCTTGTAGTAGCGGAAGTCGTCGAGCTGGCCGGTGAGGACGTCGGTGCCGGTGGGCTTGGAGCCGACGCGGAAGCCCTCGGGGGCGGCGATGCCGTCCGTGAAGGAGCCGGTCAGGCCCTCGGCGGTGGTGGGGGTGCCGTTGTCGACGCGCAGGGTGACGGTGGTCGCCCCGGCCTCCGGGGTGGCCTTCTTGCGGGTCAGGGTCAGCAGGTGCCAGGCGTTGTCGCCGAACGCGACCCGGTCGGTCCTCGTGTCGATCACGTCGAGCGGGATCGAGGCGCCGGCGGTCTCCAGGCGGGCCGTCAGCCGGTCGGCGGACGGCTTGGCCCGCACCCACAGCGAGGGCTTGCCCGAGGTGGACCCGTACGCCCAGAGCAGCGCCGCGTCCTGCGGGTTCGCCGTGGAGTCGTAACGGAACCAGAGGGCGAAGGTGAACTCGCCCGTGCCGTTGTCGACGGCGGGGACGTAGGGCACCTCCACGCCCGGCAGGTTCGGGCCGACGGCGAGGGCGCCGCCTCCGATGCGGCCCTTGACGACCGCGCTCTCGGTGCTGGTGGTGCCGAGCACGGTGCCGTCGGCGCAGTGGCCGGAGACGTCGTCCTGGATGCGGGTGTTCACGAGGGCGACCGGGTCGGCGGTGTCGATCACCTCGAAGGGGAGGTGGGCCTTCAGCGCGGCCGGGGCCACGTCCTCGGGCCGCGCCCCGCGCAGGGCCTCCCGGTCCTGGTCGGACAGGACCGTGCCGTACAGCCGGAACTCGTCGAGGGTGCCGGTGAACCCGTCGGTGGCGTCCGTGCCGGGCTTGTCGCCGAGGCGGATGCCGGACGGGTCGGCGGTGCGCGCCGGGGCGAGCCGGCCGACGTCGGTGCGGGTGTCCTGGGCGGAGAGGCCGTCGACCCGGAGGGTGACGGCGGCGCCCTGGCGGGTGAGGACCAGGTGGTGCCAGAGGCCGTCGCCGAAGGCCTTCGCGGTCGGGTGCGCGGGAGCCTTGAGGGTCAGCGTGACGTGCTGCCCGCTGTCGCCCTCGACCCGGGCCATGACCTGGTCGTTCTGCGGCTGCACCCGGACCCACACCTGCGGCCGGGGGTCGCCGACCCCGTACGCCCACAGCAGGGTCTGCTGCGGGGTGGCGGCGGTGGCGTCGTACCGGAAGAAGAGGGAGTACGTGACGTCCCCGGCGCCCGGGTCGAGCTCGGGCGCGTACGGCAGGTCGGCGGAGCCGGCGTTGCCGCCGGCGCCGCCGTCCAGCTTGAGGCCCTGCCCGAAGCTCCGCGTGCCGAACTGCGCGCCCGGGGCGAGCGTGGCGCCGCTGCCGAGGTAGGCGTCGTCGGCCTGGACGGTCGTGTCGGGGCTGGTGCGGCCGGCGGCCGGGGAGGTCTGCGGTAGCGCGGTGCCCTGGGCGGCGAAGGTGCCGGGGATGCCGAGCTCGCCGACGGTGAAGCGGGTGAAGTAGACGTGCTCGGCCGAGAAGGTCTGGCCGCCCTCGTGCACCATGCCGATCTCGCCGGCGGACAGCTCGGCCAGGTCGGAGTAGCCGGCCCGGTCCCCGAGCACCTTGGCGACCTGCCCGCCGGGGGCGTCCTGCCAGGTCTCCCCGCGGTCGTCGGAGTAGCGGATCCGCATGCCCTGGCGCAGCGTCATGTGCGAGGGCGTCGACATGAGGAGGAGGTCGCCGGGGCGGCTGCGGTAGGTCTGGCGGGGTGCGAGCAGGCCGACCTGCACGTCCGGCCCCTTGAATCCCCTGGTCAGCCCCAGCTTCGGCACCTTGAGGGCGCCGGTCGTGTCGTCGACGGCGCTCGTGTGGGTGCGGTGGCCCTCCACCTGGGTGGCGTCGGTCGCGCTGACCCGTACGTCGTAGGGGCTGCGGGCGCTGACGTAGACCTGGCCGCCGGGCAGTTCGGCCACCACCGGCTCGCCGGGCTTGGCGACGGGGGCGTCCGCGGTGGTGCCGGGCGGCAGCGCGGGCAGGTCCTCGGCGCGCAGGAAGGAGTTCTCCGTGACGCTCGCGGTCCAGTTCCGGCCGTGGTCGTCGCTGTAGAGGACGCCGGCCCGCTGGTCCTCGGCCCCGGCGGTGTCGCTCGCGGTCTCGTAGGCGCCGACGACCAGGCGCCCGGCGTGCGGGCCCTCCTGGATCTGGATGCCGTGCGAGGGGCCGGTGCCGAACCACTTCCGGCCGCTCGTCGTCAGGCGCGGAACGGCCCGCGGGGCGCCGAAGCTCAGGCCGTCGTCGTCGCTCTGCTGCACCCAGGACATGCGGGTGCTGACCGGGGTGGAGGTCTCGGAGTTGGAGAGGAGCAGGACGGTGCCGTCCTCGTCGGCGACCGGCGAGGGGTTGCCGCGCACGTGCGGTGCGTCCGGGTCGGTCTCGGTGCCGGAGAGGACGACCCGGATCGGGGACCAGGTGCGTCCGTCGTTGGTGGAGCGGCGCATCACGATGTCGATGGGGCCGCGGTCCGCGCACGAGGGGGAGGTGCGGCCCTCGGCGAAGGCGAGCAGGGAGCCCTTGGCGGTCTTCACCAGGGTCGGGATGCGGAAGCAGCCGTAGCCGGCGGTCCCGGAGCGGAAGAGGACCTGCTGGGTGCCGAGGTCGCCGTCGGCGGATATGCGGGTGCCGCTCGCGGCTGCGGGTGCCGCGGCGGCGAGGCCGAGCGCGGGCACCATCGGGAGGAGGGCCGCGAGGGCGGCGAGGGAGACCGGCCAGGCCCCCGGGCGGCGCCCGCCGCTATGTCGCCCGGACTCACGTTTGCCATGTCCACTGCGGAATCGGTTCATGATCGAGAACCTAGACGCCCGCCGCTCGGGGAAGCCCGGATTCCGCCTCCGGCCCCGCGGTTGTGATCGTCACGTGACGCCCCGTGGCCTAGATTCACCCCGTGGATGCCCAGTTGCTCAGAAGTACGTTCGCGGTCGTCGAGAGACGGGCCGAGCACGCCGTCACCTTCTTCTACTCGCACCTCTTCTGGAACAACCCGGGCATGCGCGCGCTCTTCCCCCAGGACCTGGCCCCCCAGCGCGACCGCCTCTTCGCCGCCCTCACCCATGTGGTGACCCACCTGGAGGAGCCGCGACTCGCCCACTACCTGCGCGAACTGGGCCGCGACCACCGCAAGTTCCTCGCCACGCCCGCCCTCTACTCCGCCGTCGGCACCAGCCTGCTCGCCGCCTTCGCGCACGCCTCGGGACCCGCCTGGACGATCGAGGCCGAGAAGGCCTGGACCGAGGCGTACGGGCGGGTCGCCGAGCTGATGGCGGCCGGCGCCGAGGAGTCCGAGAAGGAGGGGCAGCCGGCCTGGTGGGACGCCGACGTCGTCGGCCACGAGCGGTACGGGGACGACCTGGCCCTGCTGACCCTGCGGCCCCGCCGCCCCTACCCGTACCTGCCCGGGCAGTACGTCAGCGTCAGCACCCTCCACGTGCCCCGGGTCTGGCGCACCTACTCCCTCGCCAACGCGCCCCGCGCCGACGGCACCCTCGAACTCCACGTCAGCCGGGTCACGGGCGGCCCGATGAGCACCGCCCTCACCGAACTGCTGCGGGTCGGCGAGACACTGCGGCTCAGCAGCCCCGGCGGCGCGCTCACCGCCCGCACCCCGCCCGGAAAGCCCCGCACCTACATCGCGGCCGGCACCGGCTGGGCACCCGTGCGGGCCCTCCTGGAGGAGGCCGCCGAGGACGAACCCGAGCTGGAGGGGCGCCTGTTCGTCGTCGCCCGGGCCAAGGAGTACCTGTACGGGAGACCGGACGCCGAGCGGTTGTGCGCGCTCATACCCGGCCTGCACGTCACCTACATCACCGCCGCGCCCCGCCGCCCCCGCGACCAGGCCACCGAACGCCTCGTCCAGGCCCTCCGGGCGGCCGTCCACTGGCCGGCCCACGACGTCTACCTCGCCGGCCCGCCCGGCTTCCTCGGCGAGGTCGCCGAGGAACTGGAGGAGCTCGGCACCGACCCGGCGCGCGTCTTCCACGACACGCTCCCGGCCGTGGGCCGCTACACCACACGCCCCAACACCCGCGCGGAGTGGCTGATCGAGCCGCCCCCGCTGCACTGGCACAACCCGGAGGCCCGGGCCCCGCGCGAGAGATGAACCCCCGGGCCCCGGCCCCTGGCTGCTACTCGGTGCCGACGCCCTCGCCGACGCCCTCCGCCTCGCGGATCGCGTCCCGGTAGAGCCGGCCGGCCGCCCGCAGCGCCGCCTCCGGGTCGACCCCGGCGGCCTCCGCCCGTACCGCGAGGGCGAGCAGCTCGTACCCGATGCCGTCCCCCGTGGGCGGGGCGACGCCCAGCCCGGCCGTGCGCACCCGGCCCGCCAGCTTCGCGGCGAGCGCGAGACCCGGCTGCCCGAGCGGCACCCCGTCGGTCACGGACTCCCGCCGCTTCTCGGCGGCCTTGGTCCGCAGCCAGTGCTCCTTGACCTCCTCCGGCGTCTCGGCGGTCGCGTCGCCGAAGACGTGCGGATGCCGGTGGATCAGCTTCTCCACGATCGTCCCGGCCACGTCGTCCACGGAGAACGGCTCCTCGGCGTCCTCCTGCGCGATCCTGGCGTGGAACACCACCTGGAGCAGCACGTCGCCGAGCTCCTCGCGCAGCGCCTCCCGGTCGCCGTCCTCGATGGCCTCGACGAGCTCGTACGCCTCCTCGATCGCGTACTTCGCCAGCCCCTCGTGCGTCTGCCGCGAGGACCACGGGCACTCCCGCCGGATGCGGTCCATGACCTGCACGAGGTCGAGCAGCCGGGCCCCCGGAAGGTCGTACGAGCCGGGCAGCAGCTCCAGGTCGGGCATGGCCACGCGGCCCGAACCGGCGAGCCGGGCGAGGCCGTCGGTCAGCGCCGCGTCCCCCTCCCCCGACGGCAGCACGAGGACGGTCCGGCCCCCCGCGCACGCCTCGACCAGCTCCTGGGCCGAGGGCCGCAGGAGCTCGACGTCGACCCCGGCCTCGCGCAGATACGGCAGCTGGGGGTGGCCGGCGTCGGGGCACAGCACCCGGTCGGCCGCGCGCAGCGCCTGCCAGGCGGGCCAGGACAGCAGCCCGGGCGCGACGCGGTGGCTGGCGGTGAGCAGGACGATGCGGCCGGGGTCAGGGTTCTGGGCGTTCACCCTCCGAACCTACCCCGGCCCACGGGTCACAGGTTCTGCTCGGGCGCCCTGGTGATCTGCCGCACCCACGGCGCGGTGTAGGCGGCGAGCTGGATCTTGTCGTCGTCCCAGCTCCCGAAGCGCGGGTTGACGTCGATCCGCAGCGCCTTGGAGGCCTGCCCGAAGGCCTCGGTGAGCTTCTTCTGCCCCTCGGGGGTGTCGGTGACGCCCAGCTTCTCGGCGATCTTGTTCATGAGGACGGCCCGCCGTGCGACGTCGTCGATCTGGTCGGGCGCGACGCCCTGCTGCTGGAGCAGCACGGCCGCCATCTGCTGCTCGCCGCCGCTCTGGCGGGCGAAGTCGCCGCGGGTCTTCTGGATCTCCCCACGGCTCGCGCTGACCCCGTTGTCCGCGGCGACCTTGTCGACGACCCGGTCGAAGATCATGCCGTGCAGCTTGCGCCGGCTGAGGTCACCGGTCTCCTTGATCAGCTGCACGGACTGCGGGGAGGCCTGCTGGGCGGCCCGCACGTCCTCGACCTGCGCCTGCAGGCTGGAGACCTCGATCCGCTGCCCGCCGACGACGGCCGCCGCCCCGGGATGGGCGTCACTGCCGCAGGCGGTGAGGAGGGGGGCCGCGGCGAGCAGGGCGACGGCGGAGACGGAGAGCGCGGTGCGGCGGTGCAAAGGAGCCTCCCGGCGTGGGTCGTGCGTCAGTGGGACGACCGTGCGGTGATCGATGTTAGGCAGTCGCCGTGGC includes the following:
- a CDS encoding FtsB family cell division protein, whose translation is MAVKDRDRFSTATRIRLLGEQTAARVYRSQTRRQARRSRLTGRAAFLALVVCSLVVALAYPMRQYVSQQGEIADQQRKSAEAAQRVEELRDEKARLQDPAYVRRLAREHLHYLMPGETGFTVNDPDAEHRPRTDQGATDRPWYDNLWDGVDNADRH
- the eno gene encoding phosphopyruvate hydratase encodes the protein MLVPSIDVVVAREILDSRGNPTVEVEVGLDDGSTGRAAVPSGASTGAFEALELRDGDPNRYQGKGVEKAVLAVIEQIGPELVGYDATEQRLIDQAMFDLDATPDKSSLGANAILGVSLAVAHAASEASDLPLFRYLGGPNAHLLPVPMMNILNGGSHADSNVDIQEFMIAPIGAESFSEALRWGTEVYHTLKKVLKEKGLSTGLGDEGGFAPNLDSNRAALDLILEAIKQAGYVPGKDIALALDCAASEFYKDGTYEFEGKSRSAAEMTEYYEELVSAYPLVSIEDPLFEDDWAGWKVITDKLGSKVQLVGDDLFVTNPERLARGIEEGSANALLVKVNQIGSLTETLDAVELAQRSGFKCMMSHRSGETEDVTIADLAVATNCGQIKTGAPARSERVAKYNQLLRIEEILDDAAVYAGRSAFPRFKG
- a CDS encoding transglycosylase family protein: MLFSGNKGKHRRPSKATRVATLVGVTGVAVAAPLMAAGTASAATASEWDAVAACESGGNWSINTGNGYYGGLQFSASTWAAYGGTAYAATANQASKSQQIAIAEKVLAGQGKGAWPSCGVGLSSASYDGGSASSSSSSSSSSSSSSSSSSSSSSSKRSTEQPTTRSEQRQAPKTTSKKTVSKKTVTTPTGKKVKKGDGEYKVVAGDTLSKIAQAHGVKGGWAKLFELNKDVVENADLIYPGQQLHLK
- a CDS encoding transglycosylase family protein → MRSGNGRHRRPRQAPALVVAAGVTGSAMALPLLATGSASAADAPTWDRVAECESGGAWSANFGNGLYGGLQFTQESWERHGGLAYAPSPDLASRAQQIAIADKALAAGDTQWATCAPIAGLKNDGKKPAVSPGPAVKPKASTGPVAESNRTDGQPAGSGTTATTPATPVTPATPSGGATTPPVTPATPDGSATPSTPVTPGTPDTSGTPGTPGTPGTTDPAAPGTGKHRGDAAPEDSGNSDTAPESGRHAAPTDGSTGEGADGAESTESAVTGEKSDNSGKADEYTVKPGDSLSDIAQENALPGGWAALYDANKNTVGADPDLIIPGQSLELKAESTVAAE
- a CDS encoding cytochrome P450 family protein gives rise to the protein MPDQPPAASVPPPAPELFTWEFATDPYPAYAWLREHAPVHRAKLPSGVEAWLVTRYADARQALADQRLSKNPAHHDEPAHAKGKTGIPGERKAELMTHLLNIDPPDHTRLRRLVSKAFTPRRVAEFAPRVQELTDRLIDAFVEKGSADLIHEFAFPLPIYAICDLLGVPSEDQDDFRDWAGMMIRHGGGPRGGVARSVKKMRGYLLELIHKKREAPGDDLISGLIKASDHGEHLTENEAAAMAFILLFAGFETTVNLIGNGVYALLRNPDQRARLQESVAAGETGLLETGVEELLRYDGPVEMATWRFATQALTIGGQEIPAGDPVLVVLAAADRDPARFDEPDTLDLARRDNQHLGYGHGIHYCLGAPLARLEGQTALATLLTRLPDLRLGADPEELRWRGGLIMRGLRTLPVEFSASHKGARD
- a CDS encoding LamG-like jellyroll fold domain-containing protein, which gives rise to MVPALGLAAAAPAAASGTRISADGDLGTQQVLFRSGTAGYGCFRIPTLVKTAKGSLLAFAEGRTSPSCADRGPIDIVMRRSTNDGRTWSPIRVVLSGTETDPDAPHVRGNPSPVADEDGTVLLLSNSETSTPVSTRMSWVQQSDDDGLSFGAPRAVPRLTTSGRKWFGTGPSHGIQIQEGPHAGRLVVGAYETASDTAGAEDQRAGVLYSDDHGRNWTASVTENSFLRAEDLPALPPGTTADAPVAKPGEPVVAELPGGQVYVSARSPYDVRVSATDATQVEGHRTHTSAVDDTTGALKVPKLGLTRGFKGPDVQVGLLAPRQTYRSRPGDLLLMSTPSHMTLRQGMRIRYSDDRGETWQDAPGGQVAKVLGDRAGYSDLAELSAGEIGMVHEGGQTFSAEHVYFTRFTVGELGIPGTFAAQGTALPQTSPAAGRTSPDTTVQADDAYLGSGATLAPGAQFGTRSFGQGLKLDGGAGGNAGSADLPYAPELDPGAGDVTYSLFFRYDATAATPQQTLLWAYGVGDPRPQVWVRVQPQNDQVMARVEGDSGQHVTLTLKAPAHPTAKAFGDGLWHHLVLTRQGAAVTLRVDGLSAQDTRTDVGRLAPARTADPSGIRLGDKPGTDATDGFTGTLDEFRLYGTVLSDQDREALRGARPEDVAPAALKAHLPFEVIDTADPVALVNTRIQDDVSGHCADGTVLGTTSTESAVVKGRIGGGALAVGPNLPGVEVPYVPAVDNGTGEFTFALWFRYDSTANPQDAALLWAYGSTSGKPSLWVRAKPSADRLTARLETAGASIPLDVIDTRTDRVAFGDNAWHLLTLTRKKATPEAGATTVTLRVDNGTPTTAEGLTGSFTDGIAAPEGFRVGSKPTGTDVLTGQLDDFRYYKRALTATEETGLYNTAVGGSSAPRDPYVWWTMEGGHTEQHLVTRPADDPAARATPDASRHCGHGVVRPGATVTDTGGRFGRGLDLDGRTGAVELPYGEDRALGSGDFTLATWVRFRQADNTSPVLVWAYGTGTSERQLWIRALSQENKVVAHVQTDRGITGLEAAAPAGTVFGDGTWRHVVLRRQGGTLTLSVGDGTALQSVATGAVSGAVTSEDGFDVRGLQLGARPDSVGADKDRLTGSLDEFTLIRRHLTDAEITTVGGPLPVDSTTVVRLAFDQLTAKGVYARL
- a CDS encoding globin domain-containing protein; its protein translation is MLRSTFAVVERRAEHAVTFFYSHLFWNNPGMRALFPQDLAPQRDRLFAALTHVVTHLEEPRLAHYLRELGRDHRKFLATPALYSAVGTSLLAAFAHASGPAWTIEAEKAWTEAYGRVAELMAAGAEESEKEGQPAWWDADVVGHERYGDDLALLTLRPRRPYPYLPGQYVSVSTLHVPRVWRTYSLANAPRADGTLELHVSRVTGGPMSTALTELLRVGETLRLSSPGGALTARTPPGKPRTYIAAGTGWAPVRALLEEAAEDEPELEGRLFVVARAKEYLYGRPDAERLCALIPGLHVTYITAAPRRPRDQATERLVQALRAAVHWPAHDVYLAGPPGFLGEVAEELEELGTDPARVFHDTLPAVGRYTTRPNTRAEWLIEPPPLHWHNPEARAPRER